The genomic window TGTAACAAATGTAAATATTTCAGCTATCAATGGTTCACAAAAGCAAAAGTTATTCGTTCTTGTTTTGTTCTGACCAAATCATCATTAGGGTGAGTTCTGCAAACTTCAAAAACCGGAAAAATTTGAAGGTCGAACAATGGCCCTTCGCAACCGGTAGAGATAACTTGTTTCGACTGAATTATTGCTTCAAATAGATACTTGGAAGATAATCATTGAACGAACAATGCTTAGGGAAATTGCAGTAATGGGATCTAAAAGGCAATTGAATTGATAGTGACTCTTCTTGACTTGCTTTTCGGAATATGCCAAAGCCAACCCTGAAGAACAAAAAGACAATGTTGATAGCAGTGGCATCAACTGGTGTGAGTCACATTGTTATTGAGTTGGTATATTTTGGGAAAAGTTCGAAGGATACTGAGTTATCAACTCGCTGATAAAGCTTCCAAAATGtgaatatgtaaataatacaattgAACAACTCAGTGTAGTAGGTCAAGTACACCCCCGTTGAATTGATATAATGCCGACCAAAAGTTGGGAGTGTTTTGTCTGAAGTTAACAGAAATGGCGTACGACATATGACTAAACTTCATTCTGAACTTTAAAAAATCTCTACCGAATATTGCATTTTTTCAAAAGCTTCAAGCAATTTGATAGCAATAGGGTGAAGTTGAGAACTCTGCTTCATGATTAaagttgaaaatatatatattaaaaaggtAAGATCTCGTCAGTTCAAACATTCACCTGATTTTTTCTGGTTTAAGATTCATTAGTGTACATATTCAGATAAAAAAAGATAGAGAATTTTACTAGACAATCAATAATTTCCATAAAAAGAAAGCTTATTTTATTTTCGTAGGCAACATAGATAGTTCATTTGTCATCAAACCAGCTCCAGATGCAATCGTTAAAAATGATTACCCCAAGAGATCATTTGAACATGAACCAGAAACTGATAAAAACAAAACACTCAGCAGCTAGCATTGCAGTTCCCAGTACAAAAATACAACAAACACACAGCAACCTTAATGGAATCTGACATCGGTGAAGGGgttgtttttattgtttattactCCGAGAACAAACGTTAAAAGGCGTCGTCTTAGAGATCCCTTCGAGACAAACTTGGCATTGTCATAATTTCATTCATTAGTCATACCAGTAGGGACCATCCTACATCACAATCAACAAATTCCCATCTCCACTAGCTCCCCTGCAAACTGGAGCTTGGATTAAAGTTTCATACCCTTCGCTGAAAAAGAAGAGCTACCATGATCTTCCTTCCTTTTTCTCAGAAAGGGTTCATGTAGTTGAATAAACCAGTCTGGTCATTGCCTTCATTGCCATAGAAGTCCATGTAATTTGCATGTCCTGAGTAAGGTGACATGTAGCCAATGCGACTGAGATCATCATGTTCGATTTCCCCGAAATTTGAGTAGGATGAACTAGGGGAGAAGTCAGTCTGTTCATATTGCTGCCACGGTGTCAGTGAGCTCGGAAACTCATACTGTGGGAAGTATTGGGCTGTTGATTCACATGTTTGCGGATAGTCCTGCCATGAGCCAATGGAGGAATTGTTAGAGAAACCAAAAGAAACACTAACAAGTAACTGAATCTTCAAGttccatttttctttcttcaGAACAAGTTATATACCTTTGAAGAATCAAGAATTAGATCAGGTGAGACCCAAACACCGCGTGGATCGCTATTGACAGAAACAGGCTCAAATGGTGGCACTCGCATGACTTCACTAGAAGTGTAATGGCTCTCTCTGTTAGGGTAACTTGCTTGACAAGAAATGTTACCAGAATTACAGGTCCTTGGTACAGGAAGTATGACATTGGTCGAACTGCTTCCGACCTTAGTGGCTTTTGGTTCTCCTCGAGCATCACTTGCTTTTGGCTCATTCCTTTTCACAACACGGCACAAGGCAAAAGCACCCTGAAGAGTACACAATCAGTCATATAACTGTTTTTAATGAATCAAAGTGCAAGGACAGAAAAATGAAGAATCACATTCATATATGCTTATATGTTTTCACCTGATTAGTTGATCCTTGAGAAGGCTCATCGGAGAGGCGATACTCATGCATGATCCAATCCGTTCGATCCCCTAAAGGGGCACGTCCACGGTAGAAAACTAGGGTCTTACGGTAACCAGTCACATCAGATTGACACACCACTTTCCTGTCTTTCCCGGTAGCTTTCCAGTAGCCAGCTTTGGTGGCTCGGTTCGTTCTCGAACCGTTCGGGTACTTTCGATCCCTGGGACAAAAAAAGAACCATTCCAAATCTCGTTTCGGAAGGAACGACTTCTCTGCAAAAGCAATTCAGGTTCACTTTTAAGTCCTCGATAAAAAAGCAGTGAACATGAAAGTGAAAACGACAAGAATCATTTGCAAAAGTAACAACACCAAGCTACAAAAAAGTGCTTTTCCAGAAACCCATGTTCAGATTAATCTCAAAGACAACAATATTTCGCTGTTATGTTTTTTGAATTATGAAGGTTTAATACCTGGTAAGTCCCAAGGATCAAACTTGTACAAATCGATCACAGGAATCACTTCAAGCTCAATTTCAAGGCCttcagtttttcttttcaagtaatAACCTATCAGTTCTTCGTCAGTGGGATGGAACCGAAAACCTGGTGGCAGTGAAGCCCCTCCCATTATCTCAGTCCCCGGTTTAGAAATTTAaggaaatgaaataataataattttttttaaaaaaggtgaAAATAGAACAAAGAAAACAGAGCCAAAAGTTCTGAGAAATCTGCCGCTAAGTGCCGAGGCTGTATGTATTAAAAATCTggaaaatccaaaaataaaagcTTTTATCAAC from Gossypium hirsutum isolate 1008001.06 chromosome D12, Gossypium_hirsutum_v2.1, whole genome shotgun sequence includes these protein-coding regions:
- the LOC107946736 gene encoding NAC domain-containing protein 86 (The RefSeq protein has 1 substitution compared to this genomic sequence), coding for MGGASLPPGFRFHPTDEELIGYYLKRKTEGLEIELEVIPVIDLYKFDPWDLPEKSFLPKRDLEWFFFCPRDRKYPNGSRTNRATKAGYWKATGKDRKVVCQSDVTGYRKTLVFYRGRAPLGDRTDWIMHEYRLSDEPSQGSTNQGAFALCRVVKRNEPKASDARGEPKATKVGSSSTNVILPVPRTCNSGNISCQASYPNRESHYTSSEVMRVPPFEPVSVNSDPRGVWVSPDLILDSSKDYPQTCESTAQYFPQYEFPSSLTPWQQYEQIDFSPSSSYSNFGEIEHDDLSRIGYMSPYSGHANYMDFYGNEGNDQTGLFNYMNPF